One region of Tumebacillus amylolyticus genomic DNA includes:
- a CDS encoding metal-sensitive transcriptional regulator has translation MENENGRSSHHSHKTKSDLLTRLNRIEGQVRGIKGLIEKDTYCDDVLNQIAAVQSALNSVGKLLLTQHMKTCVVERIQEGDHEVIEELMKTMGKLMK, from the coding sequence ATGGAGAATGAGAACGGACGAAGCAGTCACCATTCGCACAAAACGAAGTCAGACCTACTGACTCGATTGAATCGAATCGAGGGCCAAGTTCGCGGCATCAAGGGCCTCATTGAAAAGGACACCTATTGTGATGACGTGCTGAACCAGATCGCCGCCGTACAATCTGCACTTAACAGTGTGGGCAAACTCCTGCTGACCCAACATATGAAAACCTGTGTCGTCGAGCGGATTCAAGAGGGCGACCATGAAGTGATTGAAGAGTTGATGAAGACGATGGGAAAACTCATGAAATAA
- a CDS encoding cation transporter: MTNVLKVEGMSCGHCVKAIEGALSEIGVTGSVDLTNKTVTVEYDEAQKSLKDIKATIEDAGYDVI; encoded by the coding sequence ATGACAAACGTCTTGAAGGTTGAAGGTATGTCCTGCGGTCACTGTGTCAAAGCCATCGAGGGGGCGCTGTCTGAAATCGGCGTCACAGGGAGCGTTGACCTTACCAACAAAACGGTTACCGTCGAATACGACGAGGCTCAAAAATCTTTGAAAGACATCAAAGCCACTATTGAAGATGCGGGCTACGATGTCATCTAA
- a CDS encoding heavy metal translocating P-type ATPase, translating into MEMKQTSLQITGMTCAACANRVEKGLRKVEGVQEANVNFALERATVTYDPTQTDLTAFEERVQKLGYGVAHDSVELELTGMTCAACANRIEKGLNKMPGVTKATVNFALETAHVEYASGAVTVEDMTQRVKKLGYEATPKQESRASEGERRQVEITKQKRKFLISALLSLPLLWTMVGHFSFTSWIWTPEFFMNPWVQFLLATPVQFVIGAQFYVGSYKALRNKSANMDVLVALGTSAAYFYSLYQTIASFTNPHHNGVELYYETSAILITLILLGKLFEMMAKGRTSEAIKKLMGLQAKTATVIREGQEQSVPLEAVIVGDLVLIKPGEKIPVDGEVLEGTSAVDESMLTGESLPVHKEPGESVIGATVNKNGVLKVRAQKVGKETALAQIIKVVEEAQGSKAPIQRVADKISGIFVPIVVGIAVVTFFIWYFGVDPGNFPSALEKLIAVLVIACPCALGLATPTSIMAGSGRAAEFGILFKGGEHLEATHKLDTVLVDKTGTVTKGKPELTDVLVSGTLDETVLLRLVASAEKNSEHPLAEAIVAGALVKGIDLAPVEGFEAIPGYGIRSVVGGKEVLVGTRKLMIQHQVAAEEGFSVMETFEIQGKTAMLVAVEGTYAGLVAVADTVKETSKEAVDRLKQLGIQVVMITGDNQRTANTIAREVGIEHVRAEVLPEQKAAEVKKFQEQGRVVAMVGDGINDAPALATADIGMAMGTGTDIAMEAADVTLMRGDLRSISDAIFMSRKTMANIKQNLFWALIYNAIGIPIAASGFLAPWVAGAAMAFSSVSVVLNALRLQRVKL; encoded by the coding sequence ATGGAAATGAAACAAACCAGCCTTCAGATCACGGGTATGACCTGTGCTGCCTGTGCGAACCGAGTGGAGAAGGGCCTTCGAAAGGTGGAAGGTGTGCAAGAAGCGAACGTGAATTTTGCGTTGGAGCGGGCCACGGTTACCTACGATCCTACCCAGACGGACTTGACTGCATTTGAAGAACGCGTCCAAAAACTTGGCTACGGTGTCGCACATGATTCCGTAGAACTGGAACTCACCGGCATGACTTGCGCGGCCTGTGCGAATCGGATCGAGAAGGGCTTGAACAAAATGCCGGGCGTCACGAAAGCGACTGTTAACTTCGCGTTGGAGACTGCACACGTCGAGTACGCGAGCGGTGCCGTTACGGTGGAAGATATGACGCAACGTGTGAAAAAACTAGGCTATGAGGCCACTCCCAAACAGGAGAGCCGCGCAAGTGAAGGAGAACGCCGTCAAGTAGAGATCACCAAGCAGAAGCGCAAGTTTTTGATCTCAGCGCTCTTGTCCCTGCCGTTGCTTTGGACAATGGTTGGCCACTTCTCCTTCACCTCTTGGATCTGGACGCCCGAGTTTTTCATGAACCCTTGGGTGCAATTCCTCTTGGCGACGCCGGTGCAATTCGTGATCGGGGCGCAGTTCTACGTGGGATCCTACAAGGCCCTGCGCAACAAAAGCGCCAACATGGATGTCCTTGTAGCACTAGGCACTTCTGCTGCCTACTTCTACAGCTTGTACCAAACCATTGCCAGCTTCACAAACCCGCATCATAACGGCGTGGAACTCTACTACGAAACTTCTGCAATCTTGATCACGCTGATCCTGCTCGGCAAACTCTTCGAGATGATGGCGAAGGGCCGCACATCCGAAGCGATCAAAAAGCTTATGGGCCTGCAAGCAAAGACCGCCACGGTCATTCGCGAAGGCCAGGAACAAAGTGTGCCGCTCGAAGCTGTCATCGTCGGGGATCTCGTGCTCATCAAGCCGGGTGAGAAGATTCCAGTCGACGGCGAAGTACTTGAAGGCACCTCGGCGGTTGACGAGTCCATGCTGACAGGCGAAAGTCTCCCTGTCCACAAAGAACCGGGTGAATCCGTCATCGGCGCCACCGTTAACAAAAACGGTGTCCTGAAAGTCCGTGCGCAAAAAGTTGGCAAAGAAACAGCACTTGCCCAGATCATCAAAGTGGTGGAAGAGGCGCAGGGTTCCAAAGCGCCGATCCAACGGGTGGCCGACAAAATCTCTGGCATCTTCGTCCCGATCGTTGTTGGGATTGCGGTGGTCACGTTCTTCATTTGGTACTTTGGCGTCGATCCGGGCAATTTCCCAAGCGCGCTTGAAAAGCTAATTGCTGTCCTCGTCATCGCCTGCCCCTGTGCGCTGGGGCTTGCTACACCGACATCGATCATGGCAGGCTCCGGCCGTGCGGCGGAATTCGGCATCCTGTTCAAAGGCGGCGAACATTTGGAAGCCACACACAAACTGGACACCGTGCTGGTCGACAAAACAGGAACCGTTACCAAGGGAAAGCCCGAACTGACGGACGTACTGGTGTCCGGCACGCTCGACGAAACGGTATTACTCCGATTGGTTGCGAGCGCCGAGAAAAACTCGGAGCATCCCTTGGCGGAGGCCATCGTGGCGGGGGCTCTTGTAAAAGGCATCGACTTGGCACCGGTCGAGGGATTCGAAGCCATCCCAGGTTACGGCATTCGATCTGTCGTGGGAGGCAAGGAAGTCCTCGTCGGCACCCGCAAACTGATGATTCAACATCAGGTCGCAGCCGAAGAGGGATTCTCCGTGATGGAGACTTTTGAAATCCAAGGCAAAACTGCGATGCTGGTCGCTGTTGAAGGAACGTACGCAGGTCTTGTCGCCGTGGCCGACACCGTGAAGGAAACTTCCAAGGAGGCCGTCGACCGCTTGAAGCAGTTGGGTATCCAAGTCGTCATGATCACGGGAGACAATCAGCGCACCGCGAACACCATCGCCCGCGAAGTCGGCATTGAACACGTGCGTGCAGAAGTTCTGCCGGAGCAAAAAGCGGCAGAGGTCAAGAAATTTCAAGAGCAAGGCAGAGTGGTTGCTATGGTCGGCGACGGAATCAACGACGCTCCTGCCCTAGCGACTGCAGACATCGGGATGGCGATGGGCACAGGGACTGACATTGCCATGGAAGCAGCCGACGTAACCCTTATGCGTGGCGACTTGCGCAGTATCTCCGACGCAATCTTCATGAGCCGCAAGACGATGGCGAATATCAAGCAGAACTTGTTCTGGGCCTTGATCTACAACGCAATTGGCATCCCGATTGCTGCCAGCGGCTTCCTCGCTCCATGGGTGGCGGGTGCGGCCATGGCGTTCAGCTCGGTGTCGGTTGTACTCAATGCGTTGCGCTTGCAACGAGTGAAGTTGTAG